Genomic segment of Candidatus Bathyarchaeota archaeon:
TGGTCTTCCTATTATCTGGTTTTCTAGCCACACAAGTATTCCACCAACCCGAAATCCGTGTGCTGATTCAAGTATCCTCCTTGAACCTTGTTGCCATGTCCTTGCTCAATACGGCTAAATCAATTTTCATTGGATACGAAAGAATGAAACTAGTGAGTCTTCTTGTTATAATACAATCCATAATAAAGAGCATATTTGCGCCATTACTAGTATTTTTTGGATTTGGGGTCATAGGAGCTGCCGCAGGACATACTACTTCAATTTTAGTAGCAGGGCTTGTTGGAATCGGTATAATACTGTTTACATATGTGAAGCAGAAAAAAGAAGTCGAAAAGACTACCTACATTATGGAAGCATCAAAAAAATTACTTTCATATGGGGTACCTCTTTTCCTTTCAATACTTCTAAACGGTGTAATATTACAGATCTACAACTTCCTGATGGCATTGAATGTAACTCCTTCTGATGTAGGAAATTATCAGGCTGCAACGAATTTCCCGATGATTATAGCTTTCTTCACAATACCGATTTCTACTGTTTTATTTCCTCTATTCTCAAAAATACCTAAAAATGACAATGGTCAATTGGAGAAAGTATATAAGAACGCTGTAAAGTACTCTGCACTAATTACTATTCCCATTACTTCTGTTCTTATCCTTTTGTCCGACCCAATCGTGCATATCGTCTTTGGCAATGATTATAGGTATACACCCTACTACCTTAGGCTTGTCTGCATTCCGTTTCTGCTGATAGGGCTCGGCTACCAGATAAACGGTGGGCTTCTCAACGGCCAAGGGAAAACGAGGCCACAATTCATCAGCAGCGTGCTGGTTTTCATCATCGGGCTACCTCTAAGCCTTTACCTTATTCCCCTGATGGGCGTCACTGGACTCCTGATAACCATGAATATCGCCACCCTTACAGGAGTCCTCTATATCCTGTTCTGGATAAGCCGGAACTTTGATTTCTTATTAGACTGGAAATCTTCGGGTAAGATCTATCTCTCCTCAGCCATTGCCTTTGCTCCAATCAACCTTATCCTACCAACATTATATCTTAAAGACTGGCCTCAACTATTCCTAGGCGGAACAGCCTACGCGGTGATATACCTAATAATGATTATGCTATTCAAAACGCTAACAATATCTGACGTAACAAATCTACGACGAATCCTTTCATCCACTGGACCTCTCCAGCCATTCTTCAATCTGTTCCTAACAATTATCGAGAAAACTCAAGCAAGAACGTAAGACTCTGTCTGAGTTGAATATTATGATAAAAATACTGATTTCTGTCAATCAACGTTGGGTTATCGCAAATTATTAGGGCTCGCGCGCGAAGGCAGAGTCTCAGCTCCTAAGGATAGCCAGGAGGGGTATTCTATAACCCCCTACTCCACCAATAACCTGAAATCTCGCCTCTGATATAACGAGGTAAAAAACATCCTTTCGAGGAGAGAAGATGAAGCCAAAAGCTATAATAAGTCTGACGGCGGTCGCCTTTGTCGCGATCCTCTCAGGGGTCTTGCTCTGGCGTTGGACTGTGAATCCTGAGACCCTGGGCCATTTCGGTCTCGGTGGAATATTCATCGCCTCAATGATGAGCCATCTCACGGTGGTGGCACGAGATATGTTTATCCCCATGTTCCTCCCTCTCGCCTCAATTTACAATCCGATCGTCCTCGGCGCCAGCGCCGGAATCGGGGCAGCCATTGGGGAGATCAGTACATATTTCCTGGGCTGGGGAGTCGCTGAAAGCTTCGAGGAGAATCTCGAGGACGACAGCCGGTTGAGCAAATGGATCAAAAAGTACGGCCTCTGGGCGGTCCTCCTGGTGGCGGTGACTCCACTGCCTGACACCCCTATTGTGCTCCTTGCAGGGTCGAGAAAGCTTCCATTCGCGAAGCTCTTTATAGTAGAGTGTATCGGGAAGACGACCTTGTATACCCTGGGGGCCGTGATTGGAGGCATCGTGTTCACAAGTCTCACTGGTTCTGTAGGAGGCATGACGGCCTCATTTGTCATGGTAGGGGGATCCCTCATTTTCTCTATCCTGGTGACCTGGAAAAAGAGCAGAGACCTCATCTTTGGCTGGTTTGAGAGGCTCTTCCTCTAGTTTCCTGATAAAAGTGGCTCAAGTTCTTCCAGAGAGTAGCTATTCGCCACGTTCTCCTTCTCAAGCCATCCCCTCCGGGCCACGGATACTCCAAAAGACATAAACTCCATTTGGCTAGGCGAATGGCTGTCGGTTCCAATGACCATTTTTACGCCCTGTTCCTTCGCCGCCTTGCAGTTGACGTCATTGAGGTCTAGCCTCTCGGGGTATGAGTTGACCTCCATCATAACCCCTTGCTCTGCTGCAGCCTCGAAGACCCTCCCAAGGTTCACATCATAGGAGCGACGCTTCTGAATGAGCCTCCCCGTTGGGTGACCGATACAGTCAACGTTCTCATTGTGGATCGCCTTGAGGATCCTTTTTGTCATCGTATCGGCGTCCTGACGGAAAGCACTATGGACGCTCCCCACCACAAAGTCCAGGTCCCTAAGGAGGGAGTTTGGAAGGTCCATACGCCCGTCTGGGAGAATATCGCACTCTGTCCCTTTTAGGATGGTGAAACCATCTAGATCCTCGTTGATTCGGTCAATCTGTTTCATCTGCTCCCTGAGCTGGTCCTCATTGAGACCGTTCGCGATGGAGAGGCTCTTGGTGTGGTCGCAGATGGCCATGAACTCGAGCCCCAGGCTCAGTGCCTTTTCTGCCATGGCCTCGATGTTAGCGGCGC
This window contains:
- a CDS encoding VTT domain-containing protein — protein: MKPKAIISLTAVAFVAILSGVLLWRWTVNPETLGHFGLGGIFIASMMSHLTVVARDMFIPMFLPLASIYNPIVLGASAGIGAAIGEISTYFLGWGVAESFEENLEDDSRLSKWIKKYGLWAVLLVAVTPLPDTPIVLLAGSRKLPFAKLFIVECIGKTTLYTLGAVIGGIVFTSLTGSVGGMTASFVMVGGSLIFSILVTWKKSRDLIFGWFERLFL
- a CDS encoding flippase: TDYLQNSARGSLILMIGQISSTIITALAMILIVRVLGATNYGQFTIAMIPINIAGIFLDLGVNSALIKYIAQYRSEGRTNEAVIFLKAGLTIDVLVGFFLTILVFLLSGFLATQVFHQPEIRVLIQVSSLNLVAMSLLNTAKSIFIGYERMKLVSLLVIIQSIIKSIFAPLLVFFGFGVIGAAAGHTTSILVAGLVGIGIILFTYVKQKKEVEKTTYIMEASKKLLSYGVPLFLSILLNGVILQIYNFLMALNVTPSDVGNYQAATNFPMIIAFFTIPISTVLFPLFSKIPKNDNGQLEKVYKNAVKYSALITIPITSVLILLSDPIVHIVFGNDYRYTPYYLRLVCIPFLLIGLGYQINGGLLNGQGKTRPQFISSVLVFIIGLPLSLYLIPLMGVTGLLITMNIATLTGVLYILFWISRNFDFLLDWKSSGKIYLSSAIAFAPINLILPTLYLKDWPQLFLGGTAYAVIYLIMIMLFKTLTISDVTNLRRILSSTGPLQPFFNLFLTIIEKTQART